In Caldicellulosiruptor morganii, the following proteins share a genomic window:
- a CDS encoding NfeD family protein: MHVGIYDFIWLGIALAFLIADTFVGFVLFPIYISAFIVFILDLFINNAFVEVGLFIVLSTTIFLIAKPRIKSFMRNMPKIENKSFVSVGKEFFVEEVSQDGYSGKIKKDGIFYNIFCDKKLEKGDRVRVVKVDGLKIFVEKMES, encoded by the coding sequence ATGCATGTAGGTATTTATGATTTTATCTGGTTGGGAATTGCTCTTGCTTTTTTGATAGCTGACACCTTTGTGGGTTTTGTACTGTTTCCCATTTACATTTCTGCTTTCATAGTTTTTATCCTTGATCTTTTTATAAACAATGCATTTGTAGAGGTTGGATTGTTTATAGTTCTTAGCACAACTATCTTTTTGATAGCTAAACCCAGAATAAAAAGTTTTATGAGAAACATGCCAAAAATAGAGAATAAAAGCTTTGTAAGCGTGGGAAAAGAGTTTTTTGTTGAGGAAGTATCGCAGGACGGGTATTCAGGCAAAATAAAAAAGGACGGAATATTTTACAACATTTTTTGCGACAAGAAGCTGGAAAAAGGTGACAGGGTAAGGGTTGTTAAGGTGGACGGGCTGAAGATTTTTGTTGAGAAGATGGAATCTTAA